A single genomic interval of Stieleria maiorica harbors:
- a CDS encoding serine/threonine-protein kinase, producing the protein MELLDQLRGADSIRLPKKTSVPNDLQTICLRCLAREPDRRYPTANALAEDLDRFLRSEPIRARRDSLWDRFTRWVRHRKRIMDAAAGIIVVQLILTAWVLWCFVLADRAYEGETLWRVRYEGLRVLVVFSLPLFASAWHIAKERRWAIYAALPFAFGGQTLIPLFVLMGKIEMMQDMYSRSPYFEMTNMGLILFSGITQSILLAFALHSSRSRCA; encoded by the coding sequence GTGGAACTCCTTGACCAACTTCGCGGTGCCGATTCGATCCGTTTGCCAAAGAAAACGAGTGTTCCCAATGACCTGCAAACCATTTGCCTGCGATGTTTGGCCAGGGAGCCTGATCGACGATACCCCACTGCCAACGCACTCGCCGAAGATCTTGATCGCTTCTTGCGATCCGAACCGATCCGCGCGCGACGGGATTCGCTGTGGGATCGATTCACTCGATGGGTTCGGCATCGCAAACGTATCATGGATGCTGCGGCGGGCATCATCGTCGTTCAGCTGATCCTCACCGCATGGGTACTTTGGTGCTTCGTGCTCGCTGATCGAGCCTATGAAGGCGAAACATTGTGGCGAGTCCGTTATGAAGGGCTTCGCGTGCTGGTCGTGTTCTCGCTTCCACTCTTCGCGAGTGCTTGGCACATCGCCAAAGAACGTCGCTGGGCGATCTACGCGGCACTACCGTTCGCGTTCGGCGGCCAAACCTTGATTCCATTGTTTGTGCTGATGGGGAAAATCGAAATGATGCAGGACATGTATTCCCGGTCGCCGTACTTCGAAATGACGAACATGGGACTCATTCTATTCAGCGGCATCACCCAATCCATCCTACTCGCCTTCGCCCTGCATTCCAGTAGGTCACGCTGTGCGTGA
- a CDS encoding NAD(+) synthase, whose translation MRESHDTPPKPNCPRPTELATPTERFEHGIFRIHAVAPPTAVANPKANTDAILAAVANSDADLVVLPELALTGYTCGDLFGTDSLLDASLEGLQKVVRASDGRRAVVVVGLPLVVGDSLMNVAAVINDGVIAGVVPKSFLPTYREFYEGRHFRPAGLSDPQAVVVAGQEVPFGTDLLFQIGEAVIAVEICEDLWTPIPPSSSASVAGANVLVNLSASNETIGKAAWRRDLVKSQSGRCIAAYAYVSSGPGESTSDLVFGGHCLVAENGSLIGQSRRIGDGRSPEWVAETSVTCDIDLQRLAHDRRVVGSFDDVAEHTEIEFRTIPLAEDKPNRPAPKKLLRYVDAHPFVPSEEGELAERCAEIFAIQSAGLIKRLSCLSKSTPLAIGISGGLDSTLALLVALKAVDAAGWPRKSIHAITMPGFGTTDHTRTSADQLIEATGVTGDCIDIRQLCLDTFRSLDHRPLGLDIDEPTSVESLQRQLNQLPDDASDLTFENVQARVRTMLLMNRGFVLGTGDMSEQALGWATYNADHMSMYNVNTSIPKTLVRFLVRYAADHYFDGQLRELLHRVADTPISPELLPPASDGTIRQNTESSIGAYELHDFFLYHFVRNGFTRQKILYLASQATFDQPYDSATIAETLDQFITRFFRNQFKRNCVPDGPKVGSVSLSPRGDWRMPSDADGGAY comes from the coding sequence ATGCGTGAATCGCATGACACCCCCCCCAAACCGAATTGCCCCAGACCGACCGAATTGGCCACGCCGACTGAACGTTTTGAGCACGGAATCTTTCGCATTCATGCGGTCGCTCCCCCGACCGCCGTTGCCAACCCGAAGGCCAATACCGATGCGATCCTGGCTGCGGTCGCCAACTCCGATGCGGATCTGGTCGTGCTGCCGGAATTGGCGCTGACGGGCTATACATGCGGTGACCTGTTTGGCACTGATTCCTTGCTGGACGCGTCGCTGGAGGGGTTGCAGAAGGTCGTCCGAGCCAGTGATGGGCGTCGTGCCGTGGTGGTCGTCGGACTGCCCTTGGTGGTCGGCGACTCGTTGATGAACGTCGCCGCGGTGATCAACGACGGGGTGATCGCCGGTGTCGTGCCGAAATCGTTTTTGCCGACGTACCGCGAATTCTACGAGGGGCGACACTTCCGCCCCGCAGGACTGTCGGACCCCCAGGCGGTCGTCGTCGCGGGCCAGGAGGTTCCCTTTGGGACCGACCTGTTGTTCCAAATCGGTGAAGCCGTCATCGCGGTCGAAATCTGCGAGGACCTCTGGACCCCGATCCCGCCCAGCAGCAGCGCCTCGGTCGCCGGGGCCAACGTGCTGGTGAATCTTTCGGCCAGCAATGAAACGATCGGCAAGGCCGCGTGGCGCCGTGATCTGGTCAAATCACAGTCGGGCCGTTGCATCGCTGCTTATGCCTATGTCTCGTCGGGACCCGGCGAGTCGACGTCGGACCTGGTCTTCGGGGGCCACTGCCTGGTCGCCGAAAACGGATCCTTGATCGGTCAGTCGCGTCGGATCGGGGACGGCCGGTCACCCGAATGGGTCGCCGAGACGTCCGTCACTTGCGACATCGATCTACAGCGTTTGGCGCACGACCGCCGTGTCGTGGGGTCCTTTGACGATGTCGCCGAACACACCGAGATCGAATTCCGAACGATCCCGTTGGCCGAAGATAAACCGAATCGACCCGCACCAAAGAAGTTGCTGCGCTATGTCGATGCCCACCCCTTCGTACCGTCGGAAGAGGGCGAGCTGGCCGAACGGTGTGCCGAAATCTTTGCGATTCAATCGGCTGGTCTGATCAAGCGTCTCTCCTGTTTATCAAAGTCGACGCCACTGGCGATCGGCATTTCCGGCGGTTTGGACAGCACGCTGGCGTTGTTGGTCGCGCTCAAGGCGGTCGACGCAGCGGGCTGGCCACGAAAATCAATTCACGCCATCACCATGCCGGGGTTCGGGACGACCGATCACACCCGAACCAGCGCCGATCAATTGATCGAAGCGACCGGTGTGACCGGCGATTGCATCGATATCCGCCAGTTGTGCTTGGACACGTTTCGGTCGCTTGATCATCGGCCGCTGGGATTGGACATCGACGAGCCCACGTCGGTGGAATCGTTGCAGCGGCAACTGAACCAATTGCCCGATGACGCGTCCGATCTGACGTTCGAAAACGTCCAGGCGCGCGTCCGGACCATGTTGCTGATGAACCGCGGCTTCGTGCTCGGAACCGGCGACATGAGCGAGCAGGCGCTCGGCTGGGCCACGTACAATGCCGATCACATGTCGATGTACAACGTCAACACGTCGATCCCCAAGACGCTGGTCCGGTTTCTGGTACGTTACGCCGCCGATCACTATTTTGATGGCCAGCTCCGCGAGCTGTTGCATCGTGTCGCCGACACGCCGATTTCGCCGGAGTTGTTACCCCCGGCCAGCGACGGCACCATTCGCCAGAACACCGAAAGCTCCATCGGTGCGTACGAGTTGCACGATTTTTTCCTGTACCACTTCGTTCGCAACGGTTTCACCCGTCAAAAGATCCTCTATCTCGCGTCGCAGGCGACGTTCGACCAGCCGTACGATTCGGCGACCATCGCCGAAACACTGGACCAGTTCATCACGCGTTTCTTTCGCAACCAGTTCAAACGCAATTGTGTGCCCGATGGCCCCAAAGTCGGGTCGGTCAGCCTGTCGCCCCGCGGTGATTGGCGGATGCCCAGCGATGCCGATGGCGGAGCGTATTGA
- a CDS encoding TIM barrel protein, with amino-acid sequence MKRRDFVAANLIAAAGAALAPARLLGDDTAAGGGRIRQSIMGWCFNPMDMLKLAAECKRIGLEAMEGINSNLYDQVTGMGLKISLVGSHGFATGPLDPNNHPLVEEKLREGIDLAVKYGAPNVITFTGMQQAGISDAAARKNCLDCWKRVIPYAEEKGIGLVLEHLNSKAHLNPDGSVHPMKGHPGYWGDDIHQCAELVNAVGSEKFKLLFDIYHVQIMNGDLIANLQKYQSIIGHYHTAGNPGRRELDGRNEINYPAVMRAIKATGYTGYVAQEFIPTSDDPIRSLEEAFAVCDV; translated from the coding sequence GTGAAACGTCGTGATTTTGTTGCCGCCAATTTGATCGCCGCCGCCGGTGCGGCACTCGCCCCGGCTCGCTTGCTGGGCGACGACACGGCAGCCGGTGGCGGTCGGATTCGGCAATCCATCATGGGCTGGTGCTTCAACCCGATGGACATGTTGAAATTGGCCGCTGAGTGCAAACGCATCGGGCTGGAAGCGATGGAGGGTATCAATTCGAACCTGTACGACCAAGTCACCGGAATGGGACTGAAGATTTCGCTGGTCGGCAGTCACGGTTTCGCCACCGGCCCGCTCGACCCCAACAATCACCCCCTGGTCGAAGAGAAACTTCGCGAAGGAATCGACCTGGCGGTCAAATACGGCGCGCCCAACGTGATCACGTTCACCGGGATGCAACAGGCGGGGATCAGCGACGCCGCGGCGCGAAAGAATTGCCTGGACTGCTGGAAACGCGTCATCCCCTATGCCGAAGAAAAAGGCATCGGACTGGTCCTGGAGCATCTTAACAGCAAGGCCCACCTGAACCCCGACGGGTCGGTGCACCCGATGAAGGGACACCCCGGTTACTGGGGCGATGACATTCACCAGTGTGCCGAATTGGTCAACGCGGTCGGCAGCGAAAAGTTTAAACTGCTGTTTGACATCTATCACGTTCAAATCATGAACGGCGACCTGATCGCGAACTTGCAGAAGTACCAGTCGATCATCGGCCACTACCACACCGCCGGCAACCCGGGACGACGCGAGCTGGACGGCCGAAACGAGATCAACTACCCCGCCGTCATGCGTGCGATCAAAGCGACCGGCTACACCGGCTACGTCGCCCAAGAATTCATCCCGACCAGCGATGACCCGATCCGCTCGCTCGAAGAAGCGTTCGCGGTTTGCGATGTCTAG
- a CDS encoding sulfatase family protein, translated as MKTRFLQGFGMLSHYTRMLCMPMLCMPMHCMPMHCMPMHCMPMHCMPMHCMPMLVAFLGTGSLVAAGDSPSSTPSVTLPDGIVVPSDGSNPDARKPNFVIIFTDDQGYGDLSCYGADHVSTPRIDQMAKEGSRLTSFYVAAPVCTPSRAGLITGCYPKRVGMATGSNFGVLLAGDTKGLNPEEVTIAEVLKSAGYKTGMFGKWHLGDQQEFLPTRQGFDEFFGLPFSHDIHPFHPRQDKYNFPPLPLLDNETVIEMDPDADFLTQRITERAVSFIRQNKDVPFFMYVPHPIPHAPLHVSPPFMEGVADEVVSKLKNEDGTIDYRTRDRLFRQAIAEIDWSVGTILDTLKANGLDERTLVIFTSDNGPPKNTLHASPGPLRGHKGTTFEGGMREPTVIRWPGRIPAGKNNNELMTAMDLLPTFAKLAGAEIPTDRVIDGKDIWPTLSGQSPTPHEAFFYHRGTTLAAIRSGKWKLHTNKGRPVQLYNLDDDIGEQKNVIESHPEVVKQLNKRLADFAKDIAANSRPAAFVENPKPLSK; from the coding sequence ATGAAAACACGTTTCCTCCAAGGCTTCGGTATGCTGAGCCACTACACGCGGATGCTCTGTATGCCGATGCTCTGTATGCCGATGCACTGCATGCCGATGCACTGCATGCCGATGCACTGCATGCCGATGCACTGCATGCCGATGCACTGCATGCCGATGCTGGTCGCTTTCCTGGGAACCGGCTCGCTAGTCGCCGCCGGGGACTCTCCGTCGTCGACGCCTAGCGTCACACTACCGGATGGAATCGTGGTGCCCTCCGATGGCTCGAATCCCGATGCACGGAAACCAAACTTCGTGATCATCTTCACCGACGACCAGGGTTACGGTGATTTGAGTTGCTACGGAGCGGATCACGTCAGCACACCGCGTATCGACCAGATGGCGAAGGAAGGTTCGCGGCTCACCAGCTTTTACGTCGCCGCACCGGTCTGCACTCCTTCTCGAGCAGGCCTGATAACGGGTTGCTATCCGAAGCGAGTCGGCATGGCGACAGGATCAAACTTTGGAGTGCTGCTGGCCGGTGATACCAAGGGATTGAATCCCGAGGAAGTGACGATCGCGGAGGTTCTCAAGTCGGCCGGTTACAAAACGGGAATGTTCGGCAAGTGGCACCTCGGAGATCAACAGGAGTTCCTTCCGACGCGTCAGGGATTCGACGAATTCTTCGGACTTCCGTTCAGCCATGACATTCACCCGTTCCATCCACGGCAAGACAAATACAACTTCCCACCGTTACCGTTGCTGGACAACGAAACGGTGATCGAGATGGATCCAGATGCAGACTTTCTCACCCAACGCATCACCGAACGAGCGGTATCGTTCATCCGGCAGAACAAAGACGTTCCATTTTTCATGTATGTCCCGCATCCGATCCCTCATGCCCCGCTGCATGTCTCGCCGCCGTTCATGGAAGGCGTCGCGGATGAAGTTGTTTCAAAATTGAAAAACGAAGACGGCACGATCGACTATCGCACCCGTGACAGACTGTTCCGACAGGCCATCGCGGAAATCGACTGGTCGGTCGGAACCATTCTCGACACACTCAAGGCGAATGGATTAGACGAAAGGACGCTCGTCATTTTCACCTCCGACAACGGCCCTCCGAAGAACACGCTTCACGCCAGCCCCGGCCCGCTCCGAGGTCACAAGGGAACGACGTTCGAAGGCGGGATGCGAGAACCGACCGTGATCCGCTGGCCCGGACGGATTCCGGCGGGCAAGAACAACAATGAATTGATGACGGCGATGGACCTGCTTCCGACGTTCGCAAAACTGGCCGGAGCTGAGATCCCCACGGATCGCGTGATCGACGGGAAAGACATCTGGCCGACACTTTCCGGTCAGTCCCCAACGCCACACGAAGCGTTCTTCTATCATCGCGGCACCACGCTTGCAGCGATCCGGTCAGGCAAGTGGAAGCTCCACACCAACAAAGGTCGACCGGTGCAACTCTACAATCTTGACGACGACATCGGCGAACAGAAAAACGTGATCGAGTCGCATCCCGAAGTTGTGAAACAGCTCAACAAACGCTTAGCCGATTTTGCAAAAGACATCGCTGCCAACAGCCGACCGGCGGCATTCGTTGAGAATCCGAAGCCGCTGTCAAAGTGA
- a CDS encoding MGMT family protein gives MLTEFQLKMENAVLGLRPGEVVSFGDIAAAAGRPAAARAAGRMLSQSMDTLPWWRVVYSDGQLPPCNPSVQAERLAEEGVQLAAFRVVRSPLGRFKK, from the coding sequence ATGCTAACCGAATTCCAGCTCAAGATGGAAAACGCCGTCCTCGGGCTGCGCCCCGGCGAAGTCGTCAGTTTTGGTGACATCGCCGCCGCCGCAGGCCGCCCGGCGGCCGCGCGCGCCGCCGGCCGGATGCTTTCTCAATCGATGGATACCTTGCCCTGGTGGCGCGTCGTCTACAGCGACGGTCAACTGCCCCCGTGCAACCCCAGCGTCCAAGCCGAACGGCTGGCCGAAGAAGGTGTTCAATTGGCCGCCTTCCGCGTCGTCCGATCCCCACTGGGGCGTTTCAAGAAGTAA
- a CDS encoding NAD(P)H-binding protein produces the protein MIFIAAVLVPGATGATGRLLTKRLLDQGLRVKAIIRSLGGLPDSLRRHENLSVIHASILDLSDSEMAEHAAGCDAVASCLGHNLTFKCR, from the coding sequence ATGATTTTCATCGCAGCGGTGCTCGTGCCTGGTGCCACAGGCGCAACCGGACGACTGCTGACGAAGCGACTGCTTGACCAAGGCCTGAGGGTCAAAGCAATTATCCGATCCCTCGGGGGATTGCCTGACTCGCTCAGGCGACATGAGAACCTGTCCGTCATTCATGCCAGCATTCTTGATCTAAGCGATTCCGAAATGGCGGAGCACGCGGCAGGATGTGATGCGGTTGCTTCGTGCTTGGGCCACAATCTGACATTCAAATGCCGGTGA
- a CDS encoding serine/threonine-protein kinase has translation MLDERCGADDGLKSEVFRLLELDRSRGNFLDRFASAVGADPGETAKTLQSIGIAGSLALDSVVGTLGQIGRFELRKLVGRGGMGNVFLAQDMELQRPVALKFPRIERLTSEEERERFFREARLSAKFNHPNLVTVYEVGVLGQMCFIASEWFDGGDFAAWLEKHPGPHNPRWCAELVRPLARAIAYCHDQGVAHLDLKPVNITLAMESEQDPMKFRPMLTDFSIARVFEGELSQTNFSMLLGTPLYMAPEQAACDRDSIGPQSDVYALGVVLHEL, from the coding sequence TTGCTCGACGAACGATGCGGCGCCGATGACGGTTTGAAATCAGAGGTGTTTCGTCTGCTGGAACTGGATAGGAGCCGAGGAAACTTTCTCGACCGATTTGCGTCCGCCGTCGGCGCGGATCCTGGTGAAACGGCCAAAACACTTCAATCCATCGGCATTGCGGGCTCGCTCGCGCTCGATTCGGTAGTCGGAACCCTTGGGCAGATCGGACGTTTCGAGCTCCGGAAGCTGGTCGGCCGTGGCGGAATGGGGAACGTCTTTCTGGCACAAGACATGGAGTTGCAGCGGCCGGTGGCGCTCAAGTTTCCTCGGATCGAGCGATTGACCAGCGAAGAGGAACGCGAACGTTTCTTTCGTGAGGCTCGGCTGTCGGCGAAGTTCAACCACCCGAACCTGGTCACTGTGTACGAAGTTGGCGTTCTGGGGCAGATGTGCTTCATCGCGTCGGAGTGGTTTGACGGAGGTGATTTTGCCGCTTGGTTGGAAAAACACCCGGGCCCGCACAATCCTCGCTGGTGCGCGGAGTTGGTACGACCGCTTGCCCGCGCGATCGCGTATTGCCACGACCAGGGAGTCGCGCACCTGGATCTCAAGCCGGTAAATATCACCTTGGCAATGGAATCGGAACAGGACCCGATGAAGTTCCGTCCGATGTTGACCGACTTTAGCATTGCACGCGTCTTTGAAGGCGAACTCTCGCAGACCAATTTCAGCATGCTACTTGGAACGCCGCTCTATATGGCTCCCGAGCAAGCGGCGTGCGACCGCGATTCGATCGGACCGCAGAGCGACGTCTATGCGTTGGGGGTCGTCCTGCACGAACTCTAG
- a CDS encoding DUF6493 family protein, producing MTLAQEIRTPEGFLQRLHSVSPKVFAKAVADFTDTDRRKLSNTAQEHAKALRKQEREATTLSGVSMVEMIRRGQSRLERKNLELAAAHLGLLAVAPKSANMIPLTNARALSETWSATEPTEHETAAITILLDRRPDWAQQWLERQLEAGDWSWSLMWPSVKRLLDNGLCAAPDTEGFARFMHFVLRGSDLAERPELAEYIWLQFRHSTGFLNSNGKLRQPTDPAEIQRWSTGAEWLWHNVHHGRVDRGRVIEEALAAYWRDFTNAERATLGKLLEALALTDEEFVKHQAEFRKLISNDSPAVVTFALKMLKAKTAADGFDADAVMRELPRVFPIATKTQPKSALVLLKSLVGKNTKRVECGCHAAAEALRHEEVDVQEAAVKLLEGWSKTFVPTEALQQSLNDVFPAVRSRIEALLAAAGVEVDDADRSDQIDTVEVATEIFREIEGCPPSIRRALALDESLTAATAGALLPRADINALPVDLGRLDTVQPLESVHDLIDAVSEIIGSIQSPMQLERVLDGISRFGADYPDGFTERVAPILARFESNDNRIPPFQDTLFFPSTYGLIFDWMRKNLQTPPARLPKFLSWVTFDPPNIAKSLDLRAGELRRSFLQTRPSLPLLSLPTHEHGWIDPQEFVSRLKQYIDAEQEVCPADLRLGLLRLPPNSAFKSEALIELPDAYQRLLAYLSGEDADVQSDDDPSFWLVAGRSRNPRGNLPELSALKIPDTAWGLVPAEIKVWLANSPSAIEYNARQHQKELAKKQNEGGGTSIGDRLRQAGAGLMAMTGIHLAHAGEGPLVSIEPSGDGAKSEFPTVVMASRVGSFRRWFDGHLPDWAEQWQAMHWPSNTDGNLAIAMVLMLIRMDNNASSWEPSAPALRPLLWSECAWSETALTALWLGLFAKDVDVRAVATDALTEGILDGRAHPDELSPTLVDLLQHPWLKLNRLAESLTEVVRVSSWAAMVVSEVLSAVIASWNDVPRDGHHLLTVQLAALMEVDGQLPEEARQPLQQLKGGSKTAKLAKQLLALEGPNQSGTHNSTARHSNARRRALLEGLQCRMQRLPQF from the coding sequence ATGACGTTGGCCCAAGAAATACGGACACCTGAAGGTTTTCTGCAGCGGCTGCACAGCGTGTCGCCGAAGGTTTTCGCGAAAGCGGTCGCTGACTTCACAGACACCGATCGTCGGAAACTGTCGAATACGGCGCAGGAACACGCAAAGGCGTTGCGAAAACAAGAACGCGAAGCAACCACGCTGAGTGGTGTTTCGATGGTCGAAATGATCCGGCGAGGGCAAAGCCGCCTGGAACGGAAAAACCTTGAGTTGGCGGCGGCGCATTTGGGATTGCTGGCGGTGGCTCCGAAGTCGGCAAACATGATCCCACTGACCAACGCTCGAGCGTTGTCAGAAACATGGTCTGCAACGGAACCGACCGAACACGAGACAGCGGCAATCACGATTTTGCTGGATCGCCGACCGGACTGGGCTCAACAATGGCTGGAGCGGCAACTGGAAGCGGGCGACTGGAGCTGGAGCCTGATGTGGCCCAGCGTCAAACGACTGCTGGATAACGGCCTGTGTGCGGCTCCGGATACCGAAGGGTTCGCGCGATTCATGCACTTCGTTCTGCGCGGGTCCGATCTAGCGGAACGGCCAGAACTTGCCGAATACATCTGGCTTCAGTTCCGCCATAGCACCGGGTTTCTAAACTCCAACGGCAAGCTCCGACAGCCCACCGATCCGGCAGAAATCCAACGGTGGTCGACGGGCGCGGAATGGTTGTGGCACAACGTGCATCACGGTCGCGTGGATCGCGGGCGCGTCATCGAAGAGGCGCTTGCGGCCTACTGGCGAGACTTCACCAACGCCGAACGGGCGACGTTGGGCAAGTTGCTCGAAGCGCTCGCATTGACGGACGAGGAATTCGTCAAACACCAGGCCGAATTTCGTAAGCTGATCTCAAATGATTCGCCGGCTGTCGTGACCTTCGCACTAAAAATGCTGAAGGCCAAAACCGCGGCGGATGGATTCGACGCGGACGCCGTCATGCGTGAACTGCCCCGCGTGTTTCCGATCGCGACAAAGACGCAGCCGAAGTCGGCTTTGGTTCTGCTGAAGTCGCTGGTTGGAAAAAACACGAAACGCGTGGAATGCGGATGCCACGCCGCTGCCGAGGCGCTGCGTCACGAAGAAGTGGACGTGCAGGAAGCTGCTGTCAAACTGCTGGAAGGATGGTCGAAGACATTTGTCCCCACCGAAGCTTTGCAGCAATCGCTCAACGACGTGTTTCCCGCCGTGCGGTCGCGTATCGAAGCACTGCTGGCGGCGGCGGGCGTCGAAGTCGACGACGCCGATCGCTCAGACCAGATCGACACCGTTGAGGTTGCCACTGAGATATTCCGTGAGATCGAAGGGTGTCCGCCAAGCATACGGCGTGCACTGGCGCTGGATGAATCGCTGACGGCCGCGACCGCCGGCGCACTTCTTCCTCGAGCGGACATCAATGCACTCCCGGTCGACCTCGGTCGTCTGGACACGGTCCAGCCGCTGGAGTCCGTTCATGATCTGATCGACGCGGTCAGCGAAATAATCGGAAGCATCCAGTCACCGATGCAACTGGAACGCGTGCTCGACGGGATCAGCAGATTCGGGGCTGACTACCCCGACGGCTTCACGGAACGAGTGGCTCCGATTCTGGCCCGATTCGAGTCAAACGACAATCGCATCCCACCGTTTCAGGACACCCTGTTTTTCCCGTCCACGTACGGACTCATCTTCGACTGGATGCGAAAAAATTTGCAGACGCCGCCTGCTCGGCTGCCGAAGTTCCTAAGTTGGGTGACCTTTGATCCGCCGAACATTGCCAAGTCGCTTGACCTACGGGCCGGCGAACTTCGACGAAGCTTCCTGCAAACTCGCCCATCACTACCGTTATTGTCACTGCCGACTCATGAGCACGGCTGGATTGATCCCCAAGAGTTTGTTTCACGGTTGAAGCAGTATATCGATGCTGAGCAGGAAGTCTGTCCAGCTGATTTGCGGTTAGGTTTGCTGAGGCTGCCACCAAATTCCGCTTTTAAAAGCGAAGCGTTGATTGAACTCCCCGACGCTTATCAGCGGTTGCTGGCCTATTTGAGTGGCGAAGATGCAGACGTTCAATCGGATGACGATCCGAGTTTCTGGCTGGTTGCCGGTCGATCACGCAATCCGCGAGGAAACTTGCCTGAGCTGTCCGCACTGAAGATTCCCGACACGGCGTGGGGACTGGTTCCGGCTGAGATCAAAGTGTGGCTCGCAAATTCTCCGTCGGCGATCGAATACAACGCTCGGCAGCACCAGAAAGAACTCGCAAAGAAGCAGAACGAAGGCGGCGGCACGTCCATCGGCGATCGACTTCGTCAGGCGGGAGCCGGCTTGATGGCGATGACCGGAATTCACCTAGCACACGCAGGCGAAGGGCCACTCGTTTCCATCGAACCAAGCGGCGACGGTGCGAAATCCGAGTTCCCCACCGTCGTGATGGCGTCGCGAGTCGGTTCGTTCCGTCGTTGGTTCGATGGTCACCTGCCTGATTGGGCCGAGCAATGGCAGGCGATGCACTGGCCCTCCAACACAGACGGAAACCTTGCAATCGCCATGGTGTTGATGCTCATCCGTATGGACAACAACGCATCAAGCTGGGAGCCATCTGCACCAGCTCTGCGGCCGCTGCTGTGGTCTGAATGCGCGTGGTCGGAAACCGCCTTGACCGCTCTGTGGCTAGGTTTGTTCGCAAAAGATGTGGATGTGCGAGCTGTCGCGACGGACGCGTTGACCGAAGGCATCCTCGACGGACGAGCTCACCCGGATGAGCTATCGCCTACCCTCGTCGACTTGCTCCAACATCCTTGGCTGAAGCTCAATCGCCTGGCGGAATCATTGACTGAAGTTGTTCGAGTATCGTCCTGGGCGGCGATGGTCGTATCCGAGGTCCTCAGCGCTGTCATCGCCTCCTGGAACGACGTGCCTCGGGACGGGCACCACCTGCTGACCGTGCAGCTCGCGGCGTTGATGGAAGTCGACGGGCAACTGCCGGAAGAAGCCCGACAACCATTGCAGCAACTGAAAGGCGGCAGCAAGACAGCAAAACTGGCTAAACAGCTGCTGGCACTCGAGGGGCCAAATCAATCCGGTACGCATAACTCTACTGCGCGACACTCTAATGCACGACGGCGGGCCTTGCTGGAGGGGCTCCAGTGTCGAATGCAACGGCTTCCGCAATTCTGA
- a CDS encoding ECF-type sigma factor, producing MIHDSESWCKLTFDEDDQESVREVYRELRRLAQQQMSKEALGHSLQATALVHEAYLRLHEHRSEWNSDAHFFAAAVEAMRRILVDHARAKKTFKRGRNWKRVAFYDPPLRQSEIDLDEFLDFDELLSVLYDREPRVARLVKLRMFAGLSVSDAAKVLGVSRSVAYENWAFARCWFDARLAESHETGV from the coding sequence ATGATTCACGATTCCGAGTCGTGGTGCAAACTGACATTTGACGAAGACGACCAAGAATCGGTTCGTGAAGTGTATCGGGAACTCAGGAGGCTGGCACAACAGCAGATGTCGAAAGAAGCCCTCGGGCACTCGCTGCAAGCGACGGCCCTTGTCCATGAGGCATACCTGAGACTTCATGAGCATCGATCAGAATGGAACTCGGATGCTCACTTCTTCGCGGCTGCGGTGGAGGCGATGCGACGCATCCTGGTGGATCATGCCCGAGCCAAGAAGACGTTCAAACGTGGCCGGAACTGGAAACGTGTCGCGTTTTACGATCCGCCGCTCCGCCAGAGCGAGATTGACCTGGACGAGTTTTTGGATTTTGATGAGCTGCTCAGCGTTCTTTACGATCGGGAACCCCGCGTCGCGCGGCTCGTCAAACTCCGCATGTTTGCGGGGTTGTCGGTGAGCGACGCTGCAAAGGTGCTGGGTGTTTCGCGGAGCGTCGCCTACGAAAACTGGGCTTTCGCAAGATGCTGGTTTGATGCGCGATTGGCAGAGTCGCATGAAACCGGTGTCTGA